From a region of the Eretmochelys imbricata isolate rEreImb1 chromosome 6, rEreImb1.hap1, whole genome shotgun sequence genome:
- the LOC144266694 gene encoding olfactory receptor 5W2-like: MEEGNHSEATEFSLSGLTDRPELQVPLFVVFLLIYGITLVGNGGMILLITIDPRLHTPMYFFLRNLSFCDLCLSSTISPKMLLNFLAERKSISYTACAVQMSLSIAFADSECLLLTVMAYDRYVAICNPLLYTVTMSRQLCKQLVAGVYAVGLVDSMIPTCVTFRLSFCSSNIVNHFFCDTPPLLALSCSHTRINEIMMFAFTLCITGSRFVAILLSYVYIISSILQISSAADRRKAFSTCTFHLTAVVLFYGTLLFMYLRPTSSYSMDTDKVASVFYTLVIPMLNPLIYSLRNRDVKDALRRAMNKLLTKS, encoded by the coding sequence actgatttatggtatcaccctggtggggaacggggggatgatcttgttaatcacgattgatccccgactccacacccccatgtactttttcctcaggaatttgtctttctgtgacctctgcctttCCTCAACAATTTCCCCcaagatgctgctgaatttcttagctgagaggaaaagcatttcttacaCAGCCTGCGCTGTGCAAATGTCTCTTTCTATCGCTTTTGCAGATTCTGAGTGCCTCTTGCTGACTGTCATGGcatatgaccgttatgtggccatctgtaacccgctgctctatacggtcaccatgtccaggcagctttgtaaacagctggtggctggggtgtacGCTGTGGGGTTGGTGGATTCAATGATTCCCACATGTGTTACATttcggctgtcattctgcagctccaacatcgtcaatcatttcttctgtgacaccCCCCCGCTGCTGGCGCTCTCCTGTTCTCACACCCGCATCAATGAGATTATGATGTTTGCTTTCACGTTGTGCATTACCGGGAGCAGATTTGTGGCcatcctcctctcctatgtctatatcatctcCTCTATcctgcagatcagctctgctGCGGACCGtcgcaaagccttctccacctgcactttccacttgacTGCGGTGGTCCTGTTTTAtggcaccctcctcttcatgtatttacgtcccacctccagctattccatggacacggacaaagtggcctcagtgttttacacgctggtgatccccatgttgaaccccctcatctacagcctgaggaacaggGATGTGAAGGATGCCCTGAGGAGAGCAATGAATAAACTCCTAACCAAATCTTGA